The genomic DNA CGCAAGCCGTCGCAGGCGCTGACCGCGCAGGCGAAGGCCGAGGTCGAGTACCTGCTGGCCCGCCTCGCCCGCACCGACGCGCGGGCCCGGCTCGCGGCCTAGACCGCCCCCGCCGCGCCCTGCCCCGGCCGGAAGGCCGGGGCCCTCGCTCAACCCGCCGCGGCTGCCGGGTTGCGTCCGGCGCGCGACGGCTCACTCGAGCCTGTAGGCGATGACCGAATCGCCCGGCGTGGTTCCGAGCGAGCCGTGCCCGCCCGCTGCGATCACCACGTACTGCCGGCCGTCCCGGCCGCGATAGGTCATCGGGGTGGCCTGGCCGCCGGCCGGCAATGTCGTGGTCCACAGGACCTCGCCGGTCTGCATGTCGTAGCCGCGGATGCGGTCGTCGAGCGTGGCGGCCGTGAACGCGACGCCGCCCGCCGTGGTCAGGGTGCCGCCGTGGGCCAGCATGCCCATCTCCAGGGGAAGCGGGACGGCCAGACCGCCGACCTTCTGCCCCGCGACCGTGCCGTTGCGGCGCTTCCAGGCGACGGTGCCGTCGGCGAGATTCACGCCGACGCGCACGCCCCAGGGCGGCGCGCTGCAGGGGATGCCGAGGGCGGAGCGCATGTGCGCGATCGAGATCGCGTAGCGGCCGCCGAGATTCTCGTTGACCGGGCTCGCCTCGGGATCGGCACCGAGGAGGCGCCTCTCCGGCTCGCCCGGGGGGCGCGGGAGCAGGCGGTAGATGTAGGGCAGGTATTGCGGCGTCGCGATCATCCAGTGATGGACCGGATCGACCGCCACCGACCCCCAGTTGAACACCCCGATATTGCCGGGCCAGACGATCGCGCCCTCCGACGCCTGGGGCGGCGTGAACGGGTTGCCGTCGTAGCGATTCGACCGGAAGGCGAGGCGGCACTGGATCTGGTCGAAGGGCGTGACGCCCCACATGCCGGCCTCCGTCAGCGGCGCCGGCGTGAAGCGGAGGGACGACATCGGCTGGACCGGGGACGGCGTCTCCCCCGGGATGTCGGTCCGGGTCGAGACCGGAACCTCGGAGACCGGTCGGACCGGGGCGCCGGTGCGGCGGTCGAGGACCCAGACGTTGCCGACCTTGGTGGGGATCAGGATCGCCGGCACCGTCCCCTCGCCCTGCGGCAGGGTGAGGAGGACCGGCTGGGACGGGTTATCGCGGTCCCACAGGTCGTGATACGCGGTCCGGAACGCCCAGCGCAGCGCGCCCGTCTCCAGATCCAGCGCCGCCAGGGCGTCGATGAGGGCCTCGTCCGCCTTCGACCGGGCCACGCCCACCTGATCGGGCGCCCGGTTGCCGAACGGCACGTAGACGAGCCCCAGCGCCTCGTCGGCCGAGAACTGCGTCCAGGCCACCGCCGAGTTGGGCTCGTACGACTCGCCGGGCCGCAGCGGCGCGGTCGCGTCGGGCTTGCCGGCGTCGAACTTCCAGACGATCGCGCCGGTGCGTACGTCGAAGGCGCGGATCACGCCCGAGGGGTTGTCCGCGTAGTAGTTGTCGGCGATCGCGCTGCCGAGGACGATGAGGTTCCGGGTCACCAGCGGCGCCGAGGTCTGCTGATAGGCGGCGCGCCGGAGGTTCGGCATCTGCGCCTTCAGGTCGACGAACCCGTCCGCCCCGAAGGTCCTGCACGGGGCGCCGGTCTCGGCGTTCAGCGCGTAGAGGCGGGCGTCGACCGAGGCCGCGATGATCCGGCGCGGGCACTCGGCGATCGCGGCCGCGACGGCGGCGGCCCGGTCGGCGTCGGTCTCGGCGGGTGGCGCGTAGCCGGCCGAGTCGTTGTAGGACACGCCGCGGCAGGTCTGGTGCTGGTACTGGCCGTCCCGCGCCATCTTCGGGTCGAAGGCCCAGACCAGCCGGCCGGTCTCGGGCTCCAGGGCCTGGACGATGTTGTGCGGCGTGCAGAGGTAGAGCAGCCCGTTCACCTTGATCGGCGTGGCCTCGAAGGTGAATTCCTTCGGATCCGCCCGGCTGTCGCCGCGCAGGTCGCCGGTATGGTGCTCCCAGGCCACGGCGAGGCCCCGGACATTGGCGGTGCCGATATCCGCCAGAGCCGAGTAGCGCTGGCCGAGATTGGTGCCGCCATAGGCGACCCAGTCGTCGGCCGGATAGGGAACGCCGCTCGGATCGACGGCGGCCGGCCCCGCCCCCGCGACCTTCGGCAGGCTGCCCCGCGTCTCGACCGGGTCGACGAACCAGGACGCGGCGCCCGAGGCCGCGATCAGCAGGACGACGACCCGGAGGGCGAGCGGACCGTTCCCGAGGCCGGGCGTCCAGGGCCGTTCGGGCGCGTCGCACAGGCGCCGCACCACGGAGGGCAGGCAGAGCACGAGCCCGACGAGGAGGAGCAGGCCCCCGCGCGGGATCCATTGCCACTTGTCGAATCCGACCTCGCCGAGCGTCCACACGAAGGCCGCCGCCAGCACCAGGGCGTAGATCCGGAGGCCGTTCTGGCGTCGCCGGACCAGCTCGACGCCGGAGACCAGCACGCCCAAGCCCAGGGCGACGTAGAACCAGGACCCGCCCGCGAGGGCCAGTGTCAGACCGAAGCTCGCGAGGGCGAGGCCAAGCAGCGCGATCGACAGCGCTATCGTTCCGAGTGCCACGGCGGTGGTATCCGCTTCCTGAGCCGGCCGGTCACGGCGGCGCCGGAAGCTGAGCCCCCACGGTGCCGCCGCATGCCCGACGGCTTATCGCCGCCGTAGCTGTCCCAAGGCTGGACAAGGCTGGACAAGGCTGCCGGGCGCCGCCGCTCACGCTCCGGCCCGGTCCTCCGGACGCAGGGTGACCCGGTCGCCGTCGCGCAGCGAGGCCGGCGGGCCCACGACGACGCGCTCGCCGCCGTTCAGACCGTCGCGCAGCTCCAGGAGCGTGCGGGTCTGGCGGAAGATCGTGACGGGGCGCATCCGCACCACGCCGCCCCCGTCCCCGGCCGCCTCGACCACGGCCACGCGGGTCCCGTGCTGGTCGAAGATCAGCGCGTCGTTCGGCACCGTCACGGCGGGCGAGACCCGCGGGATCTCCAGCGTGATCGTGATGTAGAGTCCCGGCCGCAGCGCCCCGTCGGGGTTGGGGATGTCGACCTGCGTGACCAGCGTGCGCGCGGCCGAGAGCAGCGTCGTCGACGAGCGCGAGACCGTGCCGGGGAAGATCCGGCCCGGGATCTGCGCCACCTCGACCGTGGCGGCCAGCCCGTCGCGGACGCCGTCGGCGGCGTAGAGCGGCACGTTCACCGCCATGCGCAGCACGTCGTCCCGGTTCAGCGTGAGGAGCGGTGCCCCCGTATTCGTGTCCGCCGTGACCGCGTCGCCGACGTCGTTGTTGCGGGCCGTCACCACCCCGTCGAAGGGCGCGCGGATCTCCTCGAAGCCGGTCAGGACCTTGAGCCGGGCGACCTGCGCCTCCTGGGCGGCGATGTTGGCCTCCGCGACCTTCACGGCGGCCCTGGCGGCGTCGACGTTGGCGGTCTGCGCCAGCACCCCGGCCTGGGAGGTGTCGGCGTTCTGCCGGGTCTCGACCCCGGTGCCGGCGAGCGTCGAGGTCCGCCGGTTGGTCACGTCGGCGAGGTGGCGGTTGGCCTCGGCCTGATCCACCATCGCCCGCGCCTGGATCAGTGCCGCCTGGAGCTGCAGCACCTGCGACTGGGCCTGGACCAGCTGCTGGTCGAGGTCGGGCGCGCTGATCCGGAACAGCAGGTCGCCCGCCTTCACGTGCGAGCCGATATCGACCTTGCGCTCGACGATGTAGCCGGTCGCCCGCGGGTAGAGGTTCGCGATGTCGAACGCCTGGGTGGTGCCCGTCTGGGTCAGGCTCAGGGTGTCGGAGGCCCGGGCCGCGGCGGCGACCCGCACGGTCGGCGGCTTCGCCTCGGCGGCGGGCGGACTCGCTGCGCGCGACGCGTCCGGCCACAGGCGGTATCCGAGGACGCCGAGGCCCGCCAGCGCCAGCAGGGCGAGCCACCGGCGGCCGCCGCGGGCGGGCGGGACGGTTCCGTCCGTGGCTGAACTGTCCCGGTCCGCCATCCTCGCCCTCGGGTCGCGCCGCGCCTGAACCGCCGCCTCGGCGCCCGGCCGGGACGCGTGCGGTGCCGTATTCAATGCGCCGTCTTCAATGCATAGACCGCGCGCGGGCTCCGGGCGAGATGCCGCAGCGCACAGCCCGGCCCGCCCGCGGATCCTCCGAGCACGCGACCGGTTTCCCTGCCACCGACTCAGGGACCGATCCACGATGACCGAGATCTCCAGGCGCGCCGTCATCGCAGCCGCCGGCGGCGCGATGGCGGCATCCTCCGCCGCGGCGCAATCCGCCGGGCCGGCCGCGCCCCGCCCCGAGCGCGGCGGCAAGGGCGCCGACATCCTGGGCCCGCAGAACCGGCCCCGCGCCGCCGAGGAGCCGTTCACCCTGGCGCCGCCCGCCACCGACCACGGCACCATGCCGAACCTGAAATGGTCCTTCGCGGACAGCCACATGCGGCTGGAGGAGGGCGGCTGGGCGCGCCAGACCACGATCCGCGAGCTGCCGGTCTCCAAGGCCATGGCCGGGGTCAACATGCGGCTCAAGGCCGGCGCGGTCCGCGAGATGCACTGGCACAAGGAATCCGAGTGGGCCTACATGATCAAGGGCAAGGCCCGGATCACCGCGGTCGACCAGGACGGGCGCACCTTCGCGGACGATGTCGGCGCGGGCGACCTCTGGTACTTCCCGGGCGGCATCCCGCACGCCATCCAGGGACTCGCCGCCGACGGGATCGACGGGTGCGAGTTCCTGCTCGTCTTCGACGACGGCGGTTTCTCGGAGGATTCCACCTTCCTGCTCACCGACTGGCTGGCCCACACGCCCCGGGACGTGCTCGCCAAGAATTTCGGCCTGCCCGAGAGCGCCTTCGCCAGGATCCCCGAGAAGGAGCTCTACATCTTCCCCGGCCCGAAACCCGGCCCGCTCGCGGCCGACAGGATGGGCGGCTCCGGGCCGGTGCCGAAGACCTTCAGCCACCGTATGCTGGCACAGGAGCCGGTCCGCACCCGGGGTGGCAGCGTGCGCATCACCGATTCCACGGTGTTCCCGGCGTCCGTGACGATCGCGGCGGCCCTGGTCGAGGTCGAGCCCGGGGGGCTGCGCGAGCTGCACTGGCACCCGAACAGCGACGAGTGGCAGTACTACCTCTCCGGCCAGGGCCGGATGACGGTGTTCGGCTCGGAATCGAAGGCCCGCACCTTCGACTACCGGGCCGGCGACGTCGGCTACGTGCCCTTCGCCATGGGGCACTACATCGAGAATACCGGCGACACGACCCTGACATTCCTGGAGATGTTCAAGAGCTCGCGCTACGCCGACATCTCCCTGACGCAGTGGCTGGCCCTGACTCCGCACCCCCTGGTTCAGGCCCATACCGGGCTGGATCCCGAGCGCCTTGAGGCCCTGCCGGAGACGAAGTCCCCCGTTGTGCCGGGTTGACGCGCCCGGGAACCCGGACCGATCCTGGCGCGTCGACTCGCACAAGCGTTTCCGAAACCCGCTCGACTCTCGCACGGAGGGACCCATGCGTGCCGCGTCCCGCGCGCTCCTCGCCCTGGCGCTCGCCCTCCCGGCGGGCTCCGCCTCGGCGCAGGTGCAGCAGAACGACCCGAATGCCGCCAACGCCTCATTCGCCCTGCAGGGCCAGATCCGGTCGCTCAACCAGCAACGGGTCTCGGACTTCAACACGCTGAACCAGACGTTCCAGCGCAACGTCCAGGCCGATTCCTTCGGGCCCTACCTGCCCTATCGGGGTGTCCGCGGGGATGTGTACCGGGGCCGCCATATCGGTCGCAACGGGATCGTGCGGCGGGGCGGCGGCCTCAACACGAGTGTCTGCACCGGCTGCTGACATCGGCCTCCGCGCCGCCGGGATATCCGCGCAGAGCGGGGAAAGCCCGAAAAAAACCTTTTCCCGCGGGCACGCTTCCCCCAGAAGCTGGGCCCATGGTGGCGTGCGCATGAATATCCTGCTGATCGGCTCCGGCGGCCGCGAGCACGCCCTGGCCTGGCGACTGGCCCAGAGCCCGCTCTGCACCCGCCTGTTCACGGCGCCGGGCAATCCCGGCACGGCCCGCCACGGGACCAACCGGCCGGACCTCAAGGTCACGGACCACGCGGCCGTCGCCGCCTTCTGCGCGGCGGAGGCGATCGGCCTCGTGGTGGTCGGGCCCGAGGCGCCCCTCGTCGCCGGCCTGGTGGACGACCTGAAGGCCGCCGGGATCCGCGCCTTCGGGCCGACCCGCGACGCCGCCCGGCTCGAGGGCT from Methylobacterium oryzae includes the following:
- a CDS encoding membrane-bound PQQ-dependent dehydrogenase, glucose/quinate/shikimate family produces the protein MALGTIALSIALLGLALASFGLTLALAGGSWFYVALGLGVLVSGVELVRRRQNGLRIYALVLAAAFVWTLGEVGFDKWQWIPRGGLLLLVGLVLCLPSVVRRLCDAPERPWTPGLGNGPLALRVVVLLIAASGAASWFVDPVETRGSLPKVAGAGPAAVDPSGVPYPADDWVAYGGTNLGQRYSALADIGTANVRGLAVAWEHHTGDLRGDSRADPKEFTFEATPIKVNGLLYLCTPHNIVQALEPETGRLVWAFDPKMARDGQYQHQTCRGVSYNDSAGYAPPAETDADRAAAVAAAIAECPRRIIAASVDARLYALNAETGAPCRTFGADGFVDLKAQMPNLRRAAYQQTSAPLVTRNLIVLGSAIADNYYADNPSGVIRAFDVRTGAIVWKFDAGKPDATAPLRPGESYEPNSAVAWTQFSADEALGLVYVPFGNRAPDQVGVARSKADEALIDALAALDLETGALRWAFRTAYHDLWDRDNPSQPVLLTLPQGEGTVPAILIPTKVGNVWVLDRRTGAPVRPVSEVPVSTRTDIPGETPSPVQPMSSLRFTPAPLTEAGMWGVTPFDQIQCRLAFRSNRYDGNPFTPPQASEGAIVWPGNIGVFNWGSVAVDPVHHWMIATPQYLPYIYRLLPRPPGEPERRLLGADPEASPVNENLGGRYAISIAHMRSALGIPCSAPPWGVRVGVNLADGTVAWKRRNGTVAGQKVGGLAVPLPLEMGMLAHGGTLTTAGGVAFTAATLDDRIRGYDMQTGEVLWTTTLPAGGQATPMTYRGRDGRQYVVIAAGGHGSLGTTPGDSVIAYRLE
- a CDS encoding efflux RND transporter periplasmic adaptor subunit, with translation MADRDSSATDGTVPPARGGRRWLALLALAGLGVLGYRLWPDASRAASPPAAEAKPPTVRVAAAARASDTLSLTQTGTTQAFDIANLYPRATGYIVERKVDIGSHVKAGDLLFRISAPDLDQQLVQAQSQVLQLQAALIQARAMVDQAEANRHLADVTNRRTSTLAGTGVETRQNADTSQAGVLAQTANVDAARAAVKVAEANIAAQEAQVARLKVLTGFEEIRAPFDGVVTARNNDVGDAVTADTNTGAPLLTLNRDDVLRMAVNVPLYAADGVRDGLAATVEVAQIPGRIFPGTVSRSSTTLLSAARTLVTQVDIPNPDGALRPGLYITITLEIPRVSPAVTVPNDALIFDQHGTRVAVVEAAGDGGGVVRMRPVTIFRQTRTLLELRDGLNGGERVVVGPPASLRDGDRVTLRPEDRAGA
- a CDS encoding oxalate decarboxylase family bicupin produces the protein MTEISRRAVIAAAGGAMAASSAAAQSAGPAAPRPERGGKGADILGPQNRPRAAEEPFTLAPPATDHGTMPNLKWSFADSHMRLEEGGWARQTTIRELPVSKAMAGVNMRLKAGAVREMHWHKESEWAYMIKGKARITAVDQDGRTFADDVGAGDLWYFPGGIPHAIQGLAADGIDGCEFLLVFDDGGFSEDSTFLLTDWLAHTPRDVLAKNFGLPESAFARIPEKELYIFPGPKPGPLAADRMGGSGPVPKTFSHRMLAQEPVRTRGGSVRITDSTVFPASVTIAAALVEVEPGGLRELHWHPNSDEWQYYLSGQGRMTVFGSESKARTFDYRAGDVGYVPFAMGHYIENTGDTTLTFLEMFKSSRYADISLTQWLALTPHPLVQAHTGLDPERLEALPETKSPVVPG